One window of Methanobacterium alkalithermotolerans genomic DNA carries:
- a CDS encoding MBL fold metallo-hydrolase: protein MIISTLMDDKKKEGSPLINEHGLSFHIHKEEYNILFDMGASEYFAYNAQKMGIDLNNIDLAVISHGHYDHGGGLKTFFKENKNSEVYLKPLGKYYRINDPLSPQEINLDIDVLEKNSLRLKYIRENREVLPGIHLISSIIQKYDSRQDNNGLYKMKNGKMVRDDFDHELLMILEEKDKIIIISGCSHQGILNMIETACSLFPQKHIKAIIGGFHLIYPTEFSQKNDYSTHIKKIGEKIAEYPVEMIYTGHCTSEKSYNILKEVLKDRLNYAYTGTVIYL from the coding sequence TTGATTATCAGCACTTTAATGGATGATAAAAAAAAGGAAGGATCTCCTTTAATTAATGAACATGGGCTGTCTTTTCACATCCATAAAGAAGAATATAATATTCTTTTTGATATGGGGGCCAGTGAATATTTTGCCTATAATGCCCAAAAAATGGGTATCGATCTAAACAATATTGACCTGGCTGTTATCTCCCATGGACATTATGATCATGGAGGAGGATTAAAAACTTTTTTTAAAGAAAATAAAAATTCAGAAGTTTATTTAAAACCATTAGGGAAATATTATAGGATAAATGATCCCCTATCCCCCCAAGAAATTAATCTGGATATTGATGTTCTAGAAAAAAATAGCTTACGATTGAAATACATAAGAGAAAATAGGGAAGTTTTGCCAGGAATACACCTCATTAGCTCCATTATCCAAAAGTATGATTCTCGCCAGGATAATAACGGTTTATATAAGATGAAAAATGGAAAAATGGTCCGGGATGATTTTGATCATGAATTATTAATGATATTGGAAGAAAAGGATAAGATAATCATTATAAGTGGATGTTCCCATCAGGGCATACTTAATATGATAGAAACCGCCTGTAGTCTTTTCCCTCAAAAACATATCAAGGCTATTATTGGTGGTTTTCATCTAATTTATCCCACTGAATTTAGCCAAAAAAACGATTATTCCACTCATATTAAAAAAATTGGGGAAAAAATAGCAGAATATCCTGTAGAAATGATTTATACTGGACACTGCACCTCCGAAAAATCTTATAATATTTTAAAAGAAGTTTTAAAGGACAGGTTGAATTATGCTTACACCGGTACGGTGATTTATCTGTAG
- a CDS encoding inositol-3-phosphate synthase, with protein MDKIKIAIIGVGNCASSLIQGIHYYQDKDARDAIGLMHWDIGGYLPSDIEVVAAFDVDKRKVSKDVNEAIFARPNCTEVFCDNIPSSGVKVSMGHILDGVATHMDNYEDDYTFLVADEEPVDVVEILQNSGAEVVLSYLPVGSEEASRYYAQCCLDAGVAFINNMPVFIASDPQWAAKFEKKGIPIVGDDIKAQIGATITHRTLANLFRERGVKLDRTYQINTGGNTDFLNMLNRDRLDSKKESKTEAVQSVLGERMDPHNIHIGPSDYVPWQQDNKICFLRMEGRTFGDVPMEIELRLSVEDSPNSAGCVIDAVRCCKLALNRGIGGVLTSISSYTMKHPPEQFTDDIAAEKVDKFIAGELER; from the coding sequence TTGGATAAAATAAAAATAGCAATAATCGGTGTGGGTAATTGTGCAAGTTCCCTCATCCAAGGAATACATTACTACCAGGATAAAGACGCAAGAGATGCCATTGGACTCATGCATTGGGATATAGGAGGATATCTTCCCAGTGATATAGAGGTGGTGGCAGCTTTTGATGTAGACAAACGAAAAGTAAGTAAAGATGTCAATGAGGCTATTTTTGCCCGACCCAACTGCACTGAGGTTTTCTGCGATAATATACCCTCCAGTGGAGTTAAAGTATCCATGGGGCATATTCTGGATGGTGTGGCCACCCATATGGATAACTATGAAGATGATTACACCTTTTTAGTTGCTGATGAAGAACCAGTTGATGTAGTGGAAATTTTACAAAATAGTGGTGCGGAAGTAGTATTAAGTTACTTACCGGTGGGATCTGAAGAAGCCAGCCGCTACTATGCCCAGTGCTGTCTGGATGCAGGTGTAGCTTTCATTAACAACATGCCTGTTTTTATAGCCAGTGACCCCCAATGGGCTGCTAAATTTGAGAAAAAAGGCATTCCTATTGTGGGAGATGATATTAAGGCCCAAATTGGAGCTACCATTACTCACCGTACCTTAGCCAATCTTTTCCGGGAACGAGGAGTGAAATTAGATCGTACTTATCAAATAAATACCGGTGGAAACACTGATTTTCTAAACATGCTTAATCGGGATCGCTTAGATTCTAAAAAAGAATCAAAAACAGAAGCTGTCCAATCAGTATTAGGCGAAAGGATGGATCCCCATAATATCCATATCGGTCCCAGTGACTATGTGCCCTGGCAGCAGGACAATAAGATATGTTTCCTGCGAATGGAAGGTAGAACCTTCGGTGATGTTCCCATGGAAATTGAGCTTCGCCTTAGTGTAGAAGATTCCCCTAACTCTGCAGGATGCGTAATTGATGCTGTAAGGTGCTGTAAATTAGCTTTGAATAGAGGAATAGGCGGTGTTTTAACATCCATATCATCATATACCATGAAACACCCCCCAGAACAGTTTACAGACGATATAGCAGCAGAAAAAGTTGATAAATTCATTGCAGGAGAATTGGAAAGATAA
- a CDS encoding molybdopterin-dependent oxidoreductase codes for MKKIYTTCTRDCPGSCSIEARVDQGKIKSLHGNRKHPITAGFLCINTAHYLQNRFYSHQRILNPLKKVEDSWEQIKWDEALDLAAMKLQDIAEEYGSNSILYYQGFGARTALRLLNNRFFNLMGGVSTLNGTLCGGTGQAGQEMDMGLRISHDPLDHLNSKAIIVWGRNPAVTDIHLWRILLKARKKGTSLVVIDPVKTISACNCDLFLQPKPGSDPYLALAVSRIIVEGHRHNLEFIDKHTINFSKFKKLFDHYSLEELSKHCDVSLEKIIKLANIYASGTSSIIAGWGVHRYYQGHLSLRYMDALAALSGNIGVSGGGVSQGFDEYVYFDEKWKGDELATNSRKISMPIIGEAILNARNPPIKMIVVTAGNPLAMAPNSTKVKKAFKKVEYCMVMDQVINDTGQEADLFLPTTTFLEDMDLVGSYGHNYISPLNPVVNPRGEARSELWIFQELANRLGFKNEMKGSPYFWLKRIARPVIEKGFILDDLLKKPVRLPEIPFTPYGNKKFFTSSGKFEFVSELPEEDFSKKEYDLHLLSIMPSWWVGSEIPNGEHGKEFLEVMIHPELLDKHGIENGEIIILESPTGKLKVRVNASKNTRKDVVVTYRGGWVKYNKGINVLTRDMISQEGQGTPFYETRVRMKKLVF; via the coding sequence ATGAAAAAAATTTATACTACCTGCACCAGGGACTGCCCGGGTTCCTGCAGCATAGAGGCCCGGGTAGATCAAGGAAAAATAAAATCTTTGCATGGAAACCGGAAACATCCCATAACTGCAGGTTTTTTATGTATAAATACGGCTCATTATCTTCAAAATCGTTTTTACAGTCACCAACGTATTTTAAATCCATTAAAAAAAGTTGAAGATTCATGGGAACAGATAAAATGGGATGAAGCTCTTGATTTAGCTGCCATGAAACTTCAGGATATTGCAGAAGAATATGGTAGTAATTCTATTTTATATTATCAGGGCTTTGGGGCTAGAACTGCTCTTAGATTACTTAACAATCGGTTTTTCAATTTAATGGGAGGAGTAAGCACTCTTAATGGGACTCTTTGTGGTGGGACGGGTCAGGCCGGACAAGAAATGGATATGGGCCTTAGAATATCCCATGATCCTCTGGATCATCTAAATAGTAAGGCCATTATAGTCTGGGGTCGTAATCCGGCTGTAACTGATATTCATTTATGGAGAATCCTTTTAAAAGCCAGAAAAAAGGGCACGTCCCTGGTGGTTATTGATCCGGTTAAAACCATCAGTGCCTGCAACTGTGATTTATTCCTTCAACCCAAACCTGGATCAGATCCCTATCTTGCCCTGGCAGTATCCCGGATTATAGTTGAAGGCCACCGGCATAATCTGGAATTTATTGATAAACACACAATTAATTTTTCTAAATTCAAAAAATTATTTGACCACTACTCTTTAGAAGAACTATCTAAGCATTGTGATGTTTCCCTGGAGAAAATCATTAAACTGGCCAATATATATGCTTCTGGAACAAGCAGCATCATTGCCGGCTGGGGGGTGCACCGCTATTATCAGGGGCATCTCAGTCTAAGGTACATGGATGCCCTGGCAGCCCTCAGTGGCAATATTGGTGTTTCTGGAGGGGGAGTAAGCCAGGGATTTGATGAATACGTTTATTTTGATGAAAAATGGAAAGGAGATGAATTGGCCACAAATTCCCGTAAAATATCCATGCCTATTATTGGTGAGGCTATTTTAAATGCCAGAAATCCCCCTATAAAAATGATTGTGGTTACTGCTGGCAATCCTCTGGCCATGGCCCCGAATTCCACTAAGGTTAAAAAAGCATTTAAAAAGGTAGAATACTGTATGGTAATGGACCAGGTAATAAATGACACCGGCCAGGAAGCAGACTTGTTTTTACCCACCACCACCTTTCTGGAAGATATGGATTTGGTGGGGAGCTATGGTCATAATTACATTTCACCCCTTAATCCGGTGGTAAACCCTCGGGGAGAGGCCCGTTCAGAATTATGGATATTTCAGGAACTTGCTAATCGACTTGGTTTTAAAAATGAAATGAAAGGAAGCCCCTATTTCTGGCTAAAAAGGATAGCCCGTCCAGTTATAGAAAAAGGTTTTATTCTGGATGATCTTCTAAAAAAACCAGTTAGGCTGCCAGAGATTCCATTTACTCCCTATGGGAATAAAAAATTTTTTACTTCTTCTGGTAAATTTGAGTTTGTATCGGAACTTCCTGAAGAGGATTTTTCAAAAAAAGAATATGATTTGCATTTATTATCTATAATGCCTTCCTGGTGGGTTGGCTCAGAGATACCAAATGGTGAACATGGAAAAGAATTTTTAGAGGTAATGATCCATCCTGAACTGCTGGATAAACATGGAATAGAAAATGGAGAAATAATAATTCTGGAGTCCCCTACAGGTAAGCTTAAAGTCAGAGTAAATGCCAGCAAAAACACCAGAAAAGATGTGGTGGTAACTTACCGGGGTGGCTGGGTAAAATATAATAAAGGAATAAACGTATTAACCAGGGATATGATAAGCCAGGAAGGACAGGGCACTCCTTTTTATGAAACCAGAGTTAGAATGAAAAAATTAGTTTTTTAA
- a CDS encoding 4Fe-4S dicluster domain-containing protein, giving the protein MAKVVIDHEDCEGADCAECVDVCPMEILVVDGDKIKVQNAEECNECEVCVDVCPEDCIEIN; this is encoded by the coding sequence ATGGCTAAAGTAGTTATAGATCATGAAGACTGTGAAGGAGCAGATTGCGCAGAATGTGTGGATGTATGTCCTATGGAAATTCTGGTAGTTGATGGGGATAAAATAAAAGTACAAAATGCAGAAGAATGTAATGAATGTGAAGTTTGTGTGGATGTATGTCCTGAGGACTGCATTGAAATAAACTAA
- a CDS encoding NifB/NifX family molybdenum-iron cluster-binding protein yields the protein MKIAVASSNGQQVDYHFGNSPHFLIFELENMKVNFLEIRNTGPEKHKNHDDIFNIRYKLLKDCQMIVCSKIGNEPFIKLKKSGINILEYEGDLESAILKAASFAK from the coding sequence ATGAAAATAGCAGTAGCATCCTCCAATGGCCAGCAGGTAGATTATCACTTTGGAAATTCTCCCCATTTTTTGATTTTCGAACTAGAAAATATGAAGGTAAATTTCCTGGAAATAAGAAATACAGGACCGGAGAAACATAAAAATCATGATGATATTTTCAATATAAGATACAAACTATTGAAAGATTGCCAAATGATTGTATGTTCTAAAATAGGTAACGAACCATTTATCAAGCTTAAAAAATCAGGTATAAATATTTTAGAATATGAAGGCGATCTTGAAAGTGCTATTTTAAAGGCAGCATCATTTGCTAAATAA
- a CDS encoding nitrogenase component 1, translating into MPKSENNLQDGCGGFSTKDVENSLAWKGMISPSADKKFAVINPARMCQPLGAVHALLGVKGAMPLIHGSQGCSTYMRFQLCRHFREPINISSTSMSESTVVYGGEKNLIKALDIITRQYKPELIGVTSSCLTETIGDDMELIIANFLKSNNDFPVIPISTPSYTGSHVEGYNQALRALVEKLVNPVSVRHSGEKSTIGSTYTDKKLNNLRGDPKYTNKNYNGKINLITGLISPSDVFSMKILLQEMGLESIILTDTSQSLHLPLNGEINFIPSQGTTIAQIKDTIHSRATICISRHADSAGIFLEKNFGVKLINIPLPVGLSATDHLVETLSVVGNKKIPENINLQRGQLLDAMVDAHAYNYKRRVAIYGEPDMVTGLTRFLSELGMHPVVVCTGTQSNIFQDEIESLAREHGHDIQIISGGDLYDLEQKIVEEDVELLLGNSYSARIASEKNIPLIRVGFPVFDRIGAQRINITGYQAGLNLLDTITNTIIERYYEPGRDDKI; encoded by the coding sequence ATGCCAAAATCTGAAAACAACTTACAGGATGGCTGTGGAGGTTTTTCCACTAAAGATGTGGAAAATTCTCTCGCCTGGAAGGGAATGATTTCTCCATCGGCGGATAAGAAGTTTGCAGTTATTAACCCTGCTCGAATGTGCCAACCTTTAGGGGCGGTACATGCGCTTTTAGGAGTAAAAGGTGCTATGCCTTTGATACATGGGTCCCAGGGATGCAGTACCTATATGCGGTTCCAGCTATGTCGTCATTTCCGGGAACCTATAAATATTTCCTCCACTTCCATGAGTGAAAGTACAGTGGTTTATGGGGGCGAGAAAAATCTTATTAAAGCACTGGACATCATAACCCGGCAATATAAACCAGAACTTATTGGAGTTACTTCCAGCTGCCTTACCGAAACTATAGGGGATGATATGGAACTAATAATTGCTAATTTCCTTAAAAGTAATAATGATTTTCCAGTAATTCCCATCTCCACTCCCAGTTATACTGGATCTCATGTGGAAGGTTATAATCAGGCCTTGAGGGCCCTGGTAGAAAAATTAGTAAACCCGGTTTCTGTGCGTCATTCCGGGGAAAAATCAACCATTGGATCCACTTACACTGATAAAAAATTGAATAACTTAAGAGGAGACCCTAAATATACGAATAAAAATTATAATGGCAAAATAAATTTGATAACGGGATTGATATCTCCCTCTGATGTTTTTAGTATGAAAATTCTCTTGCAGGAAATGGGACTGGAAAGCATTATTCTAACAGATACTTCCCAATCACTTCATTTGCCTTTAAATGGTGAAATTAATTTTATTCCTTCACAGGGGACCACCATTGCTCAAATAAAAGATACAATTCATTCCAGGGCCACTATATGTATATCCCGGCATGCTGATTCTGCAGGAATATTTCTGGAAAAAAATTTCGGGGTTAAATTAATTAATATTCCATTACCAGTGGGTTTAAGTGCCACTGACCATCTGGTTGAGACGTTATCTGTTGTGGGAAATAAAAAAATACCAGAAAACATAAATTTACAGAGGGGCCAGCTACTGGATGCTATGGTGGATGCCCATGCTTATAATTATAAACGCCGGGTGGCCATTTACGGTGAGCCAGACATGGTGACTGGACTCACTAGATTCTTAAGTGAATTGGGAATGCATCCGGTGGTAGTATGTACCGGAACACAAAGCAATATATTCCAGGATGAAATTGAGTCTCTTGCCAGGGAACATGGTCATGATATCCAGATAATATCTGGAGGAGACCTCTATGATCTAGAACAAAAAATAGTAGAAGAAGACGTAGAACTACTTTTGGGAAACTCCTATTCAGCCAGAATTGCTTCAGAAAAAAATATTCCTTTAATCAGAGTGGGATTTCCTGTTTTTGACCGGATAGGTGCTCAAAGAATCAACATAACTGGCTACCAGGCTGGATTGAATCTCCTGGATACGATAACCAACACCATCATAGAGAGATACTATGAACCGGGAAGGGATGATAAAATATGA
- the nifE gene encoding nitrogenase iron-molybdenum cofactor biosynthesis protein NifE, with translation MAKEQHKKVDTTKNGENGRILEFSPLPDKVIDTLKSREKHRCFKKEGKQSAPDCNKSSIPGAVTQRSCVYGGARVVLMPITDAVHLVHGPIGCASCTWDIRGSLSSSSKLYKTGFSTNLQEKDIVFGGETKLMDILLEINRLYHPPAIFVYATCVVGIIGDDLKKVCELAQEKTSTRIIPVQSEGFRSFNKSLGHQLAGDALLDYLIGTSTKASQNHPFTLNIVGEFNVAGDLWGIKPLLEKMGIHVLSTLTGDSRVEDISRSHQAHLNIVQCQKSSNYIARQMEKKYDIPYLKVNFFGIEDTVSSLQSIARFFNNPEMLKKTEQLIKEEINRVEDAIKPYHRILKGKKVAVYVGGNKAWSLVRAFEELGMEVIMTGTQNGLPEDYQKIRDTVQEGTLIVDDAPVRELYHLLKKYKPDLVISGAKEKYMALKMGIPFCEFNHDRITSFSGFQGYINFAKNLDQAVSSPVWNYTKKELKTRINEFNGVKNAKI, from the coding sequence ATGGCAAAAGAACAACATAAAAAGGTAGATACTACTAAAAATGGTGAAAATGGGAGGATATTAGAATTTTCTCCCCTTCCGGATAAGGTTATAGATACCCTTAAATCACGTGAAAAACACCGCTGTTTTAAAAAAGAAGGGAAACAATCCGCCCCTGATTGTAATAAATCATCCATCCCAGGGGCAGTTACCCAGAGATCCTGTGTTTATGGTGGGGCCCGGGTGGTGTTGATGCCCATTACCGATGCAGTGCACCTGGTCCATGGACCCATAGGATGTGCATCCTGCACATGGGATATCAGAGGGAGCCTAAGTTCCAGCAGTAAATTATACAAAACCGGATTTTCTACTAACTTACAGGAAAAAGACATAGTATTTGGGGGCGAAACAAAACTTATGGATATCCTCCTGGAAATAAACAGGTTATATCACCCTCCTGCTATATTTGTCTATGCCACCTGTGTGGTGGGTATCATTGGAGACGATCTTAAAAAAGTATGTGAATTGGCTCAAGAAAAAACTTCAACTCGAATAATACCGGTTCAATCAGAAGGATTCAGAAGCTTCAATAAGTCGCTGGGGCATCAATTAGCCGGTGATGCATTACTGGATTATTTAATCGGTACTTCCACTAAAGCTTCCCAGAATCACCCTTTTACCCTGAATATTGTGGGAGAATTTAATGTGGCCGGGGATTTATGGGGCATAAAACCATTACTGGAAAAAATGGGCATACATGTACTTTCTACCCTAACTGGAGATTCCCGGGTGGAGGATATTTCACGATCCCATCAGGCCCATCTTAATATTGTTCAGTGCCAGAAGTCCTCTAATTACATTGCCCGGCAGATGGAAAAAAAATATGATATTCCCTATCTCAAGGTTAACTTCTTTGGAATAGAGGATACCGTAAGCTCACTGCAATCGATTGCCCGGTTTTTTAATAATCCTGAAATGTTAAAAAAGACAGAACAGTTAATAAAAGAGGAAATAAATAGGGTAGAAGATGCTATTAAACCTTACCATAGAATACTAAAAGGCAAAAAAGTAGCGGTTTATGTGGGAGGAAATAAAGCATGGTCCCTTGTAAGAGCCTTTGAGGAATTGGGCATGGAAGTGATTATGACCGGGACTCAGAATGGACTACCTGAAGATTATCAGAAAATCAGAGACACGGTACAGGAGGGAACATTGATCGTGGATGATGCGCCGGTCAGGGAACTTTACCATTTACTGAAAAAATATAAGCCTGACCTGGTGATTTCAGGTGCTAAAGAAAAATATATGGCCCTGAAAATGGGAATACCCTTTTGTGAATTTAATCATGACCGCATAACCTCTTTTTCTGGGTTTCAGGGATATATAAATTTTGCTAAAAATCTGGATCAGGCGGTATCCAGTCCGGTATGGAATTATACTAAAAAAGAACTTAAAACTAGAATTAATGAATTTAATGGGGTTAAAAATGCCAAAATCTGA
- a CDS encoding nitrogenase component 1: MSEVKVTKRERNVIINPLVTCQPLGAMFAVAGISRGLPLVHGSQGCSTFVRYGFSRHFREPSEIAVTSLHEDAAVFGGRRNLISGLGNLASRFTPDLIGVVTTCSSEIIGDDVDGFIKTARQEIKESLGENAAEKIKIVAINTPSFVEHHYRGYDNAIKAMVDQVALEPANGNDKLNIIPGIVNPGDIREIKHILNMMGQESIMLTDTSDPFDSPLRPGSTQFKPYYPKGGTPVQELEDCSNSSGTISLCNYGAQAAGVLERKYKVPSTIGPFPIGLQNTDQFLRNVKKFSDAEITDELLDERGLLVDSMADITSRYLFGKTAAIYGDPDMVTGIAGFVCELGMTPQLVCTGVENQEFVDDMKEVSKKADGKVEIMYGQDLRSMEVRLEEEPTDIIIGHSDGRLIARDLDIPLVRVGFPVYDRVGYHRVPIVGYRGGINLLDRITNTVLEEYYDPVHWKLQQ, translated from the coding sequence ATGAGTGAGGTAAAAGTAACTAAAAGAGAGAGGAATGTTATTATAAATCCCCTGGTAACCTGTCAACCACTGGGGGCTATGTTTGCAGTAGCAGGTATAAGCAGGGGTCTTCCACTGGTCCATGGTTCACAGGGATGTTCTACCTTTGTTAGATATGGGTTTTCCCGTCATTTTCGGGAACCATCTGAAATTGCAGTAACTTCTTTGCATGAAGATGCGGCTGTATTTGGGGGAAGAAGAAATCTGATATCTGGATTGGGAAATTTAGCATCCAGATTTACTCCTGATTTGATTGGTGTGGTTACTACCTGTTCTAGTGAAATAATTGGAGATGATGTGGATGGTTTTATTAAAACTGCCCGACAGGAAATCAAAGAAAGCCTGGGGGAAAATGCAGCGGAAAAAATAAAAATTGTTGCTATTAACACTCCTAGTTTTGTGGAACACCACTACCGGGGATACGATAATGCCATAAAGGCTATGGTAGATCAGGTGGCCCTAGAACCAGCTAATGGTAATGATAAATTGAATATTATACCGGGAATAGTAAATCCGGGGGATATCAGAGAGATAAAGCACATACTGAATATGATGGGTCAAGAAAGTATAATGCTTACCGATACCTCTGATCCATTTGATTCTCCATTAAGACCCGGCTCTACGCAGTTTAAACCATACTATCCCAAAGGAGGTACTCCTGTTCAGGAACTGGAAGATTGTTCAAATAGTTCAGGAACCATATCCTTGTGTAATTATGGTGCCCAGGCAGCCGGGGTACTGGAAAGAAAATATAAAGTTCCTTCCACTATAGGTCCCTTTCCCATTGGACTACAAAATACAGATCAGTTTCTAAGAAACGTTAAAAAGTTCAGTGATGCGGAAATAACTGATGAATTACTGGATGAACGAGGATTACTGGTTGATTCCATGGCAGATATTACTTCCCGTTATCTTTTTGGAAAAACAGCTGCTATTTATGGTGATCCTGATATGGTTACTGGAATTGCTGGATTTGTCTGTGAGCTGGGCATGACCCCTCAGCTGGTATGTACTGGAGTCGAAAACCAGGAATTTGTAGATGACATGAAAGAAGTTTCCAAAAAAGCAGATGGCAAGGTTGAAATAATGTATGGCCAGGATTTAAGGTCCATGGAAGTAAGACTGGAGGAAGAACCAACCGATATCATAATTGGTCATTCGGATGGCAGATTAATAGCCAGAGACCTGGACATACCTTTAGTCAGAGTTGGTTTCCCGGTTTATGACAGGGTAGGTTATCATAGAGTTCCTATTGTAGGTTATAGGGGGGGAATAAACCTCCTGGACCGAATAACCAATACGGTACTGGAAGAGTACTATGATCCAGTTCACTGGAAACTACAACAATAA
- a CDS encoding nitrogenase subunit alpha: MPHDLFEVDKSIPERKKHIYIKDNADPDQEIPSCNTKTIPGCMTERGCAFAGVKGVITGAVKDAAHVVHSPVGCTAYGYGTKRYPTTPDMPDGGKFPLENFNLKYIMGTDLKESDVVFGGMKKLRQSILEAAKEFPEANAIYAYATCTTGLIGDDMDGVVKELSEELGKDVVAFNAPGFSGPTQSKGHHVGNHTLFQHLVGTKEPPETTPYDVNLIGEYNIDGDLWILKPYFEEMGINILSTFTGDCCHDEICWMHRAKLSLVRCQRSATYIADLIEKKYGVPYMKVDFFGPTYCAENLRAIGKHFGLEDKAEAVIKDRMDKIKPDLELYKEKLQGKKVWVFSGGPKNWHLPRPLEECLGMEVVAVSTMFEHEDGYEKIKERVKEDTVIVDDPNSLEMEEIVEKYQPDIMLSGVKEKYLAHKLQLPCVLIHSYENGPYIGFEGFINLAKDIYASIYNPVWDLVEFKEEVEKTPKLIEEVESGDNIKLKAK; encoded by the coding sequence ATGCCTCATGACCTTTTTGAAGTGGATAAATCTATTCCTGAAAGAAAAAAACACATTTATATTAAAGATAATGCCGACCCTGATCAGGAAATTCCTTCCTGTAACACCAAAACCATCCCGGGATGCATGACTGAAAGGGGATGTGCTTTTGCCGGGGTTAAGGGAGTTATTACTGGGGCCGTAAAGGATGCTGCCCACGTGGTACACTCACCAGTAGGATGCACCGCCTATGGATATGGAACTAAAAGATATCCAACCACTCCAGACATGCCTGATGGTGGGAAATTTCCTCTGGAAAACTTTAATCTGAAATATATTATGGGAACAGATCTTAAAGAATCGGATGTGGTGTTCGGAGGTATGAAAAAACTCAGGCAATCCATATTAGAAGCTGCAAAAGAATTTCCTGAAGCAAATGCCATATATGCTTATGCTACCTGTACCACTGGTTTAATCGGGGATGATATGGATGGGGTGGTTAAAGAACTATCTGAGGAATTGGGAAAAGATGTGGTGGCTTTCAATGCCCCTGGATTTTCAGGACCCACCCAGTCCAAAGGACACCATGTGGGTAACCACACTCTTTTCCAGCACCTGGTGGGGACTAAAGAACCCCCGGAAACCACACCTTATGATGTTAACCTCATTGGAGAATACAACATTGACGGAGATTTGTGGATACTTAAACCCTATTTTGAGGAGATGGGGATTAATATTCTCAGCACTTTCACCGGGGATTGCTGTCATGACGAGATCTGCTGGATGCACCGGGCAAAACTAAGTTTGGTTCGCTGTCAGAGATCAGCCACCTACATAGCAGATCTCATTGAAAAGAAATACGGCGTACCCTACATGAAAGTGGACTTTTTTGGCCCTACTTACTGTGCTGAAAATTTAAGGGCCATTGGAAAGCATTTTGGACTAGAAGATAAGGCAGAGGCAGTAATAAAAGATCGTATGGATAAGATAAAGCCTGATTTAGAATTATATAAGGAAAAATTGCAGGGTAAAAAGGTATGGGTTTTTTCAGGAGGTCCTAAAAACTGGCACCTTCCCCGTCCACTGGAAGAATGCCTGGGGATGGAAGTGGTGGCCGTATCCACCATGTTTGAACATGAAGATGGTTATGAAAAAATCAAAGAAAGGGTAAAGGAGGATACGGTTATTGTGGATGACCCTAACTCTCTGGAAATGGAAGAGATTGTAGAAAAATATCAACCGGATATAATGTTATCCGGGGTTAAAGAAAAATATCTGGCTCATAAACTACAATTACCCTGCGTACTTATCCATTCCTATGAAAACGGACCTTACATCGGATTTGAAGGATTTATAAATCTGGCAAAGGATATTTATGCTTCAATTTACAACCCGGTGTGGGATCTGGTGGAGTTCAAGGAAGAGGTAGAAAAAACCCCGAAATTAATTGAAGAAGTTGAATCAGGTGATAATATAAAATTAAAGGCAAAATAA
- a CDS encoding P-II family nitrogen regulator, whose product MKEIIAIIRPNKMTDTKEVLNALGFPAMTANRVMGRGKQKAIIGEVSFEIQKKELLNEEGTMRYIPKRLLSLIVDDEDASLVVEAIMRVNQTGNRGDGKIFVLPVEEAVRVRTKENGIEAIS is encoded by the coding sequence ATAAAAGAAATAATTGCCATTATTCGGCCTAATAAAATGACTGATACCAAAGAGGTTTTAAATGCCCTTGGATTTCCAGCTATGACTGCTAATCGAGTAATGGGCCGGGGTAAACAAAAAGCCATAATTGGAGAAGTATCATTTGAGATCCAAAAAAAAGAACTCTTAAACGAAGAGGGAACCATGCGTTACATTCCCAAAAGATTACTGTCTCTAATTGTGGATGATGAAGATGCTTCTCTGGTGGTAGAAGCCATAATGAGGGTTAATCAAACAGGAAATAGAGGGGATGGGAAAATCTTTGTATTGCCTGTTGAAGAAGCAGTAAGGGTTAGAACTAAAGAAAACGGAATTGAAGCCATAAGCTAA